Within Terriglobia bacterium, the genomic segment GATGTCCTCGAAGGGTCGCCCTTTTCGCCACTTGTTAGGCTCGGCCCCTCCTCCAACCCGATCGAGTCGACTCTCGACCTGTTGTAGAAACTCGACACTCCCCAGAACCACCCGAGCCTGCAATTCCTTCCAAGGCGCCTGTTTCAACCCCTCTCGCAGCGCTCCTTCCACATACTCCTGATAAGCCCGCCTCCCATTCTCCCTCCCCAGCCAACTGAGAATGGTCTCACAGTGCAACCACTCCGGCGGCTTCTCCAAGCCGATGTAGCTGCGGTAGGAACTCCAAGGATAGTTTCTCAACCACGTCACACGCGCCTCCCACAGCTCCCCCTCCGCCTCTCTTCCTGCTTTGGAAATTGGAAAGGTCTGACCCAAAATTCCGCAATTTTGGACAATTTCAGCATTGCCAAGACGAAGACGCAATCATCGTTGCGGTTCTTGACGACCTCACACCATCCAAGTTCGACAGCCTTTGTTCTGGGAATGTCCATTTGTCCAAAGTCCCGATCTGACCCCGCGAATTTTATTCCAGCAGTGGGTATTTCAAGGGTCTCCTGGATGAGATCTCCCTCTACAACCGGGCCCTGACGATCGATGAGATTGTCGCTATTTATAACGCCGGGAGCAGTGGAAAGTGCAAGTACCAATTCGACATCACCACAACGTCGCTTCCGACGATGTTCGTCGGCTCCCAAGCTTCATATCAGATCCAGACCTTGAATGGAACTTCACCGATTTCCTTTAGTTTGACCTCCGGCAATTTACCCACAGGGACGACACTCAACTCGAACGGGGTGATCAGTGGGACTCCGACTGGTGCGGGACCCTTCAGTTTCACGGCACAAGCGACAGACGCCACGAACGCTGTGGCCAGCAGGACAATTTCTGCGACGGTGTTGACAGCCTTGACTCCGCCCTCGGGACTGGTTGATTGGTGGCCGGGAGACACCAATGCCAACGACATTGTGGGCAACAATAACGGCACGTTCACAAATGGGGCAACCTACACGTCCGGCGGCAAGGTAGCGGGCGCCTTCAGTTTCGACGGGGTGGATGATTATGTGGATATTCCCTCGATGAACATCGGCATCACCTTTTCCCTCGAGTTCTGGGTCTTTCCCACGCGCACGGGGCTT encodes:
- a CDS encoding putative Ig domain-containing protein — encoded protein: MFVGSQASYQIQTLNGTSPISFSLTSGNLPTGTTLNSNGVISGTPTGAGPFSFTAQATDATNAVASRTISATVLTALTPPSGLVDWWPGDTNANDIVGNNNGTFTNGATYTSGGKVAGAFSFDGVDDYVDIPSMNIGITFSLEFWVFPTRTGLLEHLVSNTYAGSNFGQFYLISGQLYYYQGGSTRLSTPANSVALNTWSHVALTYDGAVARVYVNGTLQGTSGQHTMTFNNALRLGHDISNSSSGYFKGLLDEVSLYNRVLTADEILAIFNAGTNGKCKP